Genomic DNA from Candidatus Anstonellales archaeon:
TGGAATGCGTGATATCAACTGGTCAAAGGCTTCGTATTGCTTAAATACATCTTTTATTGCAAGTTCTCTCTCTTGGAGAGGATATACCCCAATTCCGTCTATGATATCGCCGGCAATTACTATGTACTTGACCTTTCCTGCAAGTTCTTTTCTATCACTTCCTCCGCAAAGCCACTCTATAAACTTTGAAAACTCTCTTTCGAGAAAATTCTTGCTTCCTATATGTAAGTCTGATAAGTAAGCTATTGCAACATCTATGTCTGTTTTTTTCTGTTCTCGGATAGTGGGGAGGTCAAGATACATTATATCCGTTGCAAAGACAAAGGGGTCAGAAACTCTCCCATCAATTGCAACAATATCATCAAGAAGAACTGATTTTGCAAGAGCAAATATTCTATAGTCTGATTGTTTAACAAGCACCTTTGCAGTTCCCTTGAGGTCTTCGATTTCAAAAAGCAAGTTTCCTTGTTTAGTTATTCGCTTTTCATATACAAGTCCTATTAGCCTAACCTCTTTTCTTTCAAATTCCTTAAGGCGATTTGTCTCGACAATAGGTTTATCGGTGGTTCGGCTTCTCCTGATAAGCGCTTTCATTCTTTCGAATCTATCGGTGAAGTGGTAGATAAAGTCTTCCACGCTCCCTGTGCATCTTGACTTTCCAGAGACGTCATCTTCATGAAGAATTCTAATTTTAGATGGATATTCTTTGGCCGCAGGATAAAAGTCATCTGATCTTTTTATTTCGACAGGTGTTGGAATTTTGTTCTTCTCGGCGATTATTTCCTCTATGTCTTTTCTTTCAACGAACAAGAGATTGCGATGAAGTATTTCTTTTATAACATCTTGAGGCTTATCAATTTTTTCTAAAAGTTCTTCTGCACCCTCACTAATGCGAACTCCTGCTGATAATAGTTTTTCTAGAGCCTCCCCCATAATTCTTCATATTAAAAATCGGGATAAAAGAATAAATAACATTGGATTGCCCTTGATTGCGAAATTCAATCTCTGAGAGAAACGTGCCGATTATTCTTCCTTTAATGACTCTAATTCTGACAGAATGGTCCATATCTGGGTTCGAGCATGGATGGGCATGTTTATGTCTTCGGAGATAGAATCAAGCAGATAAATAGCTGAGCTTGCTCGTATTTTTATATCCCCCTCTTCGGCTACTTTCTCTTTCGCATCTGAAACTGCTTTCCTGATATTCTTTGGAATAGATGTATCTTCTATCAACTCTTCCATCAGTCGGAGAATATAAGATATTTTCTCTGCTTGCATAGACGTCACCGATTGTGAAGAAGAGTTTGCTTATCATGCCTAAAGAAACATTAGATAAAAAAAGAATAAAAAGCCATAGGAGAGCTTGCAAATGATTGGGGTCGCTGAGATTTGAACTCAGACCGTCGGGTCCCGAACCCGAAAGCATACCAGGTTAGCACACGACCCCTTGTATTGTGCTTTATTATTGTTACGGGTATGTAGTAAATATTAAAACGTATTTTTGCTTAAAATGCATTGTGATTTCGATAATCCTTGACAGGGAAAACTACAAGCCGGGCATGGAGATAACCGCGCAGATACACATTAAACTGAAGAAGGAGATTAGGGCAAGAGGTATTTTTGCAACCCTCATATGCACAGAAAAAAGATTGGAAGAGGTAAGGAGAGTAATGGACAGCTATGACTACCTTCAAGAGCGTGATCTTGGAGTACAGAGAAGAACACATATAAAAACCGAAGTAAGAGAAATTTCAAGGATTTGTTATAGCAAAGACGTGAAATTAGCTGGGGAGGGCATATATAAAGAGGAAGAGTTTGTTGCTAAATTCTTAATTCCACGAGATGCAAAAACCACAAGCTATGAGTTCGGGCACGATAACGCGATTTATGTTTGGAGAATAAAAGTAAAGATAGATATCCCTTTTGCGTTAGACAAAAATGCTCAAAAAGAGGTAATGGTAGTCTAATGTAATTGGGATTAGAGTAAAAAATGAGGACGATTTTCTTGAAAAAAGAAGTAGAAGACAAGATTTCAAAGCTTATTTCTGAGGCAACTGGGATTTCATCACAAGACGCACTGCGCACACTAGAGACTCCAAAAAACAATTTTGGAGATGTTGCTTCAACTGTCTCCTTTCAGGTTGCAAAGCGATATGGGGGGAAAAAGCCAAGCGAAGTAGCCAAGGAAATTGAAGGAAACATTGGAAAGGATGAGTGGATTTTGAAAGTAGAAGCGGTTGGTCCTTACCTTAATTTTTTTCTTTCAGATGAGTTCTATTCTTATGCATGTGCAAGAGTCATCGAGATGGGAGAAAGGTTTGGGAAAGAAAGAAAGGATGGAGGAAAGATTCTGCTTGAATTTCCTTCCGTAAACCCAAACAAACCTTGGCACGTTGGACACTTACGAAACGCAATTCTGGGAGATTGTGTTGGAAGATTACTGGAGTTTGTTGGAAGAAAGGTAGAAAGACAAGATTATATAGATGACTTAGGATTGCAAGTTGCAGAAAGTCTGTGGGGGTATCTAAACCTTGAAAGAGAATCTGTAGGAAAGTTTGACCATTGGATTGGGAAACAGTATGTAGAAGTGGAAAAGCGAATGGATAGTGAAAAAGTGAAAGAGGAGGTTAGAGCTCTGCTAAAAAAAATGGAAACGGGGGACAAAGAAATATCTGCTTTGCATCAGGAAATGGTTGAGACGTGTGTTAGAGCTCAGTACGAAACTGCTATTGGTATGGGAGTATATCACGATGTGCTTATAAAAGAGTCAGATATTGTGAGTACTATATACAAGGAGGGGATTGAGCTACTACTAAAAAGCAAAAGCGTCGTATACGAACGCGAAGGGCAAAATGCAGGTTGCATTGTTGCACGCATACGGGGGGAAGAATTTGAGGGGATGAAAAATCCAGATGTGGTTCTTGTTAGAAGCGACGGAACGGCTACTTACACTGCAAAAGATGTCATTTTTCATCTGTGGAAGTTTGGAAAGCTAAAAGGTCGACTTAAATACAGAAAGTTTATTTCGCAACCTAACGGAAAGGACTGTTTTATTAGTGCGCAAGATGGAATTGAGATGGAATTTGGGAAAGCAGACCAGTGCATAAACGTAATAGGAATGGAACAGACATATCAGCAGAAGGTAGTTAAAGAAATTTTAAGGTCTTTGGGTTATGAGAAAGAAGCAGAGGCTTTGCGCCACTTGTCTTATGAACACGCTTATCTTCCCAGTGGAAGATTCTCAGGAAGAGAAGGAACGTGGATAGGATATACGGCAGACGAACTTATCGAAGAAGGGATAAGGAGGGCTCGAGAGAAAGTAGTTAGAAAGATGAGTGAGGAGGAGAAGGAGAAAGTGGCACGAGAAGTAGCTATCGGGGCTATTAGGTTTTCTTTAGTTTCAAAATCCCCTGAAAAAAAGATTGTCTTTGATTGGGATAAGGCTCTCTCACTGGAAGGAGATTCTGCACCGTATTTGCAGTACGCCTATGCAAGGATTTGTGGTATAATTAGCAAGGGAGGCGGACTTAAAACTGAAGTAAAAAGGAAGATTGCATATAGGTATACGCCTGAAGAGAAAAACCTTTTGAAAGTAATTTTGAAGTTTCCAGAAATACTGGAGGAAGCTGCAAGAGAACTTTGGCCTCATAGAATCTGCGAGTATGCCCTTGATATAGCCTCTGCGTTCAATAAATTTTATACGACTTCTCCAGTAATCAAAGCTACTGGTGATGAGAAGGAAGCCAGAATCAGAATATTGATTGCCTCACGAAACTGCATAAAGAATACACTTTCTTTATTGGGGATAGCGGCACTTGAGGAAATGTAGATTGATTTGGATTCTCTGTTTTTATTATCAGCTTTATAAATTATCGAGTTAAAAATCTACATTGTTACAATGGGCCCGTAGCTCAGGCTGGATAGAGCGGCAGCCTTCTAAGCTGTAGGCCGTGGGTTCAAATCCCATCGGGCCCGCTTGTTTGAAAAGACAAACAGAATGGATTTTATATTTTGTGCATGTGAATTTATTTTTATGAGAGAAGACGTGGTGTACCCCCTTCTTGCGCTCGTTATCATGGTAGTTATAGCAATAATGGCATACCACTTTTTAGAAGGGTGGGATTTCTTAACGTCAAGTCTCTATGCAACGGCGACTGTGACGACAATTGGGTATAGTGAAGTTAGCCCAAAAACGCTCTATGGAAAGGTATTCACAATAGTTTTTATGATAGGGGGAGTTGCCACAGGATTCTATGCTCTTATACGGCTGTCTCATTTCTCCAAAGAGACGTTTGAAAAAAGATTTAGAAAAATAGCAGAAAAGTTAGAAGATATGGATGAGAGAAAGCGCGTATAAAAATCCTCACTCCATTCTTTGAGTAGTAATAGATAAGTAGTAATAGATAGAAGAGAAAGCAATAGATGATAAAGTTGCAAATGAATGTTTTATCTAAAAGCTGCAAATTGGGCTTTACTTCCAAGCTCCTCTTCTATTCTTATTAGGCGGTTGTATTTAGCTGTTCTCTCTCCTCTTGCAGGCGCACCTGCTTTTATTTGGCCACTGGTTGTTCCGACTGCAAAATCGGAAATGAAAGTATCTTCGGTTTCGCCTGAGCGGTGGGAGACCATAATTTTCCAACCGGCCGATTTTGCGAGTTTGTAGGAATTGAGAGCTTCGGTCACAGTTCCTATCTGATTTATCTTTAAGAGAAGGGCGTTACAAGATTTTTTGTTTATAGCTGTTTGGATTCTGGAAGGATTGCTTACAAGTAAATCGTCTCCTACTATTTGAACCTTTTTAGTTGCTGTTATCTCTGCAAACGAGTCAAAGTCGTTTTCATGGAAGGGGTCTTCAAGACTGATTATAGGGTAGGTTCCAAGAAGCTGTGAATAGTATTCAAACATCATCTGGGTGCTTAGCTTTTTACCATCTATTAAATAAGTTCTTTTTGAATAGAATGAAGTTGCTGCAACATCTATTGCAATTTTGACTTGTTTTTGGTAGCCTGACTCATCTATGGAAAGTAGAAGTGTCTCTATGGCTTCGTTTGTTGTTTTCAATGGAGGAGCATAGCCACCTTCATCTCCTACGTTTTTTGCGCTTTTTCCATATTTCTTTTCCAATATCCTCCCAAGGCAATGATAAATCTCGCTTCCCATTCTTATTGCTTCGCGAAAGTTTTTTGCACGCACGGGGGCTATCATGAACTCCTGGATGGATAGCTCATTTCCAGCATGCATTCCTCCATTTAGGATATTCATAAAGGGAATAGGAAGAAGTCTTCCACCAAGATGTTTATATAGCGGCTCTCCTGCACATTGCGCACCGAGCCTTGCACACGCCATTGAAGTTGCAACGATTGCATTTGAACCGATAAATGATTTGTTTGGTGTGCCATCCAGTTTGATGAGTAGTCGATCTATTTCCGCCTGGTCCTCTGCGTTTTTACCTAAGAGGTTTTTTGCAATTATGGAGTTTACGTTTTTTACAGCTTTGTCAACCCCTTTGCCATTCCATCTTTTTCCTCCATCACGGATTTCGGCTGCTTCGTGTCTTCCTTTTGATGCACCTGAGGGGGCTACCCCCCTTCCCATAAGTGAACCTGAGAATACATCAACTTCTACAGTAGGATTTCCCCTTGAATCCAGAATCTGGCGGCCTATAACACGCGTTATTTTTGACATACTAACTAATCTAACAAAAATAAGAATAAAAAACAACTGGTATTCTGAGTAGGGTATACACGGCGTTTTAGAAAAGTGAGTAATGCATGTCTATGTTTACAAAGTTTACCTTCCTCAAAAACTCAACTTTAGATGCAACAGTTGTAAGGAAGTAATAACTAACGGCTATACCCCCTGCAAACACCAATCTTTCTAATATGACCCTTAGGATCCCCACCTCAACTAACCAGTAATAGGGTGTCGTATTGAATGTGTAAATCCAGATTGTTCCGCCAACTGCATGTGCGCTGAACGTTGCGCCAAGACTCCGCAAGAAAATATTGTTTGGGAGCAACATTGAAATGAGTGGGATGAACCAGAGAAGTGAAAACTGCCATGCTTCTGAGCCAACAGGATGTAGCACAAACAGCACTATGCAGACAAGGGGAACAATAGCGCCTACTTTTATCTTTCTTGAATACAGAGAAAAGTAGATAGTTGCAAATACCATGGGGAGAAAAAGCAAGGCGGATTGAAGTGTCAAAGCCTTTGAATTAAAAATAAATGAAAAGACTTCTGCAGCCAAAATAACCATCGAGCCGAGGCCAGGACCCAAGAAACCGCCTATAGTGGGACCAAAAAACTGGAAAAGTGTGAAAACTCTTTCTGACCCTACAACTTTAAAGACCGGGATATTGTCGGCAATGGCAACTAAAGCTACAAATGACAAAATAATACCTATGCTTTTTGGGTGCAGATACTTTCCAATCTCCACCATTATCTCAACCTCCAACTGTTTTTTTCTATAGCTTATATTTTTTATTTTTTATGATTTGGTCTATGTCATCCACTATGCCTTCATATTCACTCCTCTTTTCGCCCATATAATAACCCTGCATTCTCATTTTTGCCTGAAGTTTCGTAAACTGTGCTATTGTACCCATCAAAAGCACGTCTGTCTTTTCCTTTGCGCAATTTACAGTATACTGCGACACGGTTGCATCTCCTCCTTCAGCAATCATCTCCTGTTTTAGGATATTTGCTACTGCGTTGCGAACGTTGTGAAGTTTTATACACACAAAAACAGCTTTAGGAGCCATTATTTTTACACAGGCGTCCGAAACGTCTATTTCTTTTATTGCGTTGGCTGCTTCTTCTACAGTATTAAATTTAAGTTCCTTTGGGTTATACAAAAAACTCCCTTCCTAAAATAGGACAACAATAATAATAAATGTTGCGGGCAACCAAATACGGACTTATGCAAGTTATCATTGACGAAAAAAAGAAAAAAATCAAATTTTCAGGAACAATTGAACGACTTCTCAAAAAACTTAAGTTAGGGCGAGAAACTGTGGTTGTAAAAGTAAATGGGAAGCTTGCCCCAGAGAATATGAGATTAAAGGGGGAGGAAAAAGTAGAGATAATAAAAGTAGTATTTGGGGGTTGAATGAACAACGCTCTAAAGTGCCACAAGTGCGATAGGGAAGCCACCGCCTATCTTATATCTCTTAATATTAATCTTTGCAAAAACCATTTTACAGAATATTTTGAGAAAAAATTTTTTAGAACAATAAGAGAGTTCGAACTGATTAAAAAAGATGAAACGGTTGCGGTAGGCCTTTCCGGAGGTAAGGACAGCTCAGTTATGTTATATTGCCTCAAAAAGTTGCAAAATATCTTTCCGTTTAAATTGGTTGCAATCACCGTTGATGAAGGAATAAGGGGGTATAGGCCATCTTCGCTTATTCTTGCAAAAAAACTTTGCAGGAGACTTGGAATTCCACTTAAAATCGTTTCTTTTAGATCATATATAGGAAAGAGCCTGGATGAAATAGTCAAGAGAAGAAAGAGACAATCCTGCTCATTCTGTGGGGTTTTTAGAAGGTATCTGTTAAACAAAGCTGCAAAGGAAATAAGTGCAGATAAGCTTGCGATAGGACACAATTTAGATGATTTTGCTCAGACTGCGATTATGAACATAATACGAAATGAGCCTTCCAGACTTGCAAGGTTTGGCGTCAGAAGTGGAGTTTTTGAAGAGGGAGGCTTTGTAACAAGAATCAAGCCTCTTGCCAGATTGGGCGAAAAAGAGGTTGCTATTTATGCTCTTCTTCGTAAAATTCCACTACACATGAGGGAATGTCCATATGCCAGACATGCTCTCCGACAAAGAGTAAGAAAAATGATAAATGAGTTAGAGGAGAGGTACCCGGGTACCAAGCAACGAATATTTGCGAGCTTTCTTGATATCCAGAGTGCGTTGAAAAAAAAGTATGCTTTAAGAAAAAGCGCAATAAAACTCTGTAGATCTTGCGGCGAACCGAGTGGAGGAAGTATATGTATGAGTTGTAAAATGATTGAAAAAATCTGATGAAGTCTTATTTTTTATTTTATCTAGTCCTGCTTTCTGTCTACACAAAGTAATAATAGATTTAACCTGTATGTAATTAAATGTAATTAGAAGATCGGTCAGGACATGGAGCGAAGTTTCAAGGAGATTTAGATGGGATAGTTATGGCTGAATACGAAGAGACGGTGGTTGAAGAATTCAGACAGTTTTTTTCATCTGTCATGGAAAAGGAAATAAGTAATCTTGCACTGGTCTATCCGTCAGTTAGGAGTCTTGTTGTGTCGTATCCTCTCCTGGAGAAGTTTAATGCAGACCTTGCTGATGCGCTTATCCTAAAACCTGATGAAGTGATTGAAGCTGCTGAAGAAGGGATAAGACAGATGGGCGTTGGGATGCCGGGGATAGATTTTAAACCCCACGTTCGCTTCTGCGACCTGCCGGATAAAAACTTGCTGGTGCAGGATATAAGCTCAAAGCATATAGAACGACTTATCGCTGTAAAAGGGGTTGTGACAAAAAGAACAGAGGTTATGCATAAGGTTCAGATTGCAGTATATAGGTGCCGAAATTGTAATAAAGAGGAAAAAATCCCGATGCTCAAAAAAGCCGCACCTCCGCAAAAGTGCAAGGGTTGCGGTGGTAAGGAACTCCTCTTTCAGGAGGAAGAATCGTATTTCGTTGATATCCAAAAGGCTGAGATGCAGGACCTCTTAGAAAGAATTAGAGGAGGAGCGCCGGCTGCAAGAATAATGCTTTTTCTTGAAGACGACTATGTAAATTCAATAACTCCCGGCGACAACATTGAAGTTACCGGAATTATGAGAATAATGCCGCTTATTCCGAACCGAGGAAGAGGCGGAGGTCCAAAGGTCCAAACTTATAGTCGCTATCTTGATGTGATGCATATAAAAAAGATGCAGAAAGAGTTTGAAGAACTTGAAATCAATGAGGAGGATATTAAAAAAATAAAAGAACTTGCCGCAGACCCAAGGATTTATACTCGAATGGTGAAGTCTCTTGCTCCTTCAATATATGGGCACGAGGAAGTAAAGGAGGGAATATTATTACAGTTATTTGGAGGAACAAGAGACAAAAAGCTTGAAGGTACAGGCGGAGTTGTAAGAGATGACATGCATATCTTGTTGATAGGTGATCCTGGAGCTGCAAAAACAAGATTCTTATTGAACGTTACAGCACTTGCACCTAAAAGCATTTATGTATCTGGAAAGACGGCAACAGGAGTAGGTCTCACGGCTTCGGCTGAAAGAGATGAAATGGGGGAAGGGGGATGGACGCTTAAGGCAGGCGCTCTTGTCATTGCATCTGGAGGGATAGGTGCCATCGATGAATTTGACAAGATAGAAGAAAGCGAAAGAGCAATAATGCATGAAGTAATGGAAAGCCAAACAATAAGTATTGCAAAAGCAGGAATAGTAGCAAAATTCAGAGCAAAGACAGCTATTCTTGCGGCAGCAAACCCAAAAATGGGAAGATTCGACCCTGGCAAACCTCCTGGAGAACAGTTCGACATTCCAACAACGTTGCTATCAAGATTTGATTTGATTTTTCCAATAATAGATATAATGGACGAAGAAAAGGACACAAAGCTTGCTCAACATATATTAAAGATACACCGAAAAGCTGCAGAAAGAAGTGCATTGGAAGAAGGTGATGAAAAAGAGAGGGAAGGTGAGTTTAAGGAGGAGGTATCTGACCCTGACCAGATAAGCCAAGAACTTCTTAGAAAGTACATTTCTTATGCAAGAAAGGAAATAAGACCCGTGCTTACTCCTGAAGCTGAGAATAGACTGCAAGACTATTATGTCCAACTTCGCAGTCAGGCAAAAAGAAGTGGGGGGGGTGTTCCGATTACTCCCAGGCAGATAGAAGGACTTATTAGGATGAGTGAGGCTTCTGCAAAGATAAGATTATCTGAAAAGGTTGAGTTGCAGGACGCTGAGAGGGCGATTAGGCTTATGGATTGGATTTTGCATAAGGTTTATACTGACAGAGAAACTGGTAGGATAGACATAGATATAGTAACCACCGGGATTCCAAAATCAAAAAGAGATAAAATAGAAACCATAATCGGAATTATAAGGGAATTGCAAAGAGAGTATGATTCAGTTGAGATAGCAAAAGTGGTTGAGCGGGCAAAGGAATATAAGGATATTGACGAAGTTTTTGTAAGAAGAACGATAGAGGAACTGATTGACAGAGGTGAACTATACAGAAGAGAACCTGGTTTTGTGCGTCTGGTCAATCCTTAAAAAGAAAGAATCCAAAGTTTTATCTATGAGTAAAGTGACATTTTCAATAATTTTGATGTTTGCTCTTGCACAGGTTATAGGGATTTTTACAGGAATAGGTCTTATAGGGCTGGCACGTGTAGAACCTCAACTGATGGAGTTTAATATTTCTCCAACAGAAGATGTAAACAGTATAAGCAATGCTTTTTTTATTTTTATTTATATGATGGTGGGAGCGGCTGCATTATTCGTTGTGTTAAAGGTTTATAAAGGAATTATTTTATTTAACATTATTAATTTTTTAGTTGTCTTCTTGGGTTCAAATGTAGTCTTTTTAGTAATGTTTAATCATTTTGATATTCCGTTTAACTTGAGCATCTTATATTCTATTTTAGTTTCGCTGTTATTAGCTGGATTAAATATTTTGCGGTCAGAAATAAACAACTTTGCTGCCATAATATCAAGCAGTGGTGTGGGGGCACTTTTTGGATTTTCGATTGGTTTTTATCCTGCAATTGTCCTCGTGGTTCTTCTTGCCATTTATGATTATTGGGCAGTCTTCAAAACTAAGCATATGATAAAATTTGCAACTGAATTTGGGAAGAGAAAACTTCCGTTTTTTGTATCCTCAAAAGAAACAAGGAGGATCAAGGAAAAATTAGAAAGCAGCAAAGGCGTTGTAGAGGTTGAGAAGGAAGTTGAGGGAGGAAGCATTTCACTTGGAACGGGAGATATAGCTATACCCGTAATGTTGGCTGTTTCTAGTTATGACGCATTTGGGTTTGAAGGAGTGATAGCAGTTTTTATTGGATGTGTTTTTGGACTGAGTGCAATTGTGAGTATGGTATATAAAAATAGAATCTTTTTACCTGCGATACCTCCAATTTGCTTGGGAGGATTACTTTCTTTATTAGTCTTGGAAATTGTGAGGTCAGTCATACTTTTTTAAATAGAAACGAAGTAAAAAGTATGAAACGTCAAAATCAGTGGTAGCTATGAAGAATTATGAAAAGTTGCTTGATAATGCTTATGCTGGGATTCCGGCACGCTCCCGTGAAGAGAGCCGGTTTGAGATACCAGTTCTAGAGGTTTTTTTTCAAGGGACTAAGACTATTGTAAAAAATTTTGACGATGCAGTGGATAAGATTAGGCGAGAAAGGCGGGAGATAATAAAATACCTGACAAAAGAACTTGCACTTCCAGTAACGTATGAAAATGGAAGGATGGTTTTTAGTGGGAAGGTAAATGAGCGTCTTTTGAATGAAAAATTCTCAGATTATGTAAACAAAAACGTGATTTGCAAAGAATGCAAAAGGCCAGATACCACTATAATTGAGGAACATGGCATAAAGATGCTTAAATGTGAAGCGTGTGGAGCTAAATGCTCACTTAGATAAGGAGGGTAAAAATGGAAGAACAGGAATCGATAGGACGCGTGAGGCTTGCAAAGGAAGACGAAATTTATGGGGTTATAGTATCAAACGTAGGCTCCTCTCATCTTATTGTGCAATGCAAGGATGGGCGTGAGCGTATGTGTAGGATTCCGGGAAAGATAAAAAGAGATATATGGGTTAAGGAAGGGGATGTAGTTTTAGTAAAACCATGGCAGCTTGAATCAGACAAAAAATGCGACTTGGTTTGGAGGTACAATCGACTACAAGCTGAGTGGCTAAGGAAGAAAGGAATTATTTAAGCACTTCTTTTAGATATTATATATATGGCACTTCTACTTTCAAAGAAAAAGCGTCCTAAGAAAGAGGAGAAGCAAATTAAGAAAGAGAATAAGATAGAAGGGGAGGTGTTTGATAGAAACACGTTAATTTGCTTAAGCTCGCTTATAGGGAGAGGGGTTATAGAATCTGTTGAAGGAGTTATTTGCCGCGGAAAGGAAGCAAATATTTTTCTTGCAAAGAAAGGAGAAGAATTTTTTGCTGTGAAGATATTTAGAATTGAGACTAGAACTTTTTGGCGCCTTTTACCTTATGTAAATGGAGACCCGCGCTTTGAAGGAGCGCTCAAAAAAAGAAGAGCGCTTGCTTTTGTCCTTGCAAGAAAGGAATTTTCAAATCTAAAAGTAGCATGGGAGGCTAATGTGCGATGCCCAAAGCCTATAAAGTTTCTACGCAACATTTTAATCTCAACGTTTTTGGGAGAGAACGGAATCAGATATCCAAGATTAGCAGAGGCTGGAAGTGAAAATCCAGAAACAGACCTTAATAGAATTTTGGAGGAGATTAAGAGGCTCTATTCTGCAGGACTGGTGCATTCTGACATTTCAGAGTATAATGTGGTTATGTGTTCTGATGGCCCATATCTGATAGATTTTGCGCAGGCAGTTTCAATAAAGCACCCGCGAGCAAATGAATTTTTAGAAAGGGACGTATCAAATATTATAAGATATTTTGAAAAAAAGTATGGAATAAGGAGAAACAAAGAAGCAGAAATTGCAAAAATCATATCGGTATAGATTTTTGTT
This window encodes:
- a CDS encoding presenilin family intramembrane aspartyl protease, producing the protein MSKVTFSIILMFALAQVIGIFTGIGLIGLARVEPQLMEFNISPTEDVNSISNAFFIFIYMMVGAAALFVVLKVYKGIILFNIINFLVVFLGSNVVFLVMFNHFDIPFNLSILYSILVSLLLAGLNILRSEINNFAAIISSSGVGALFGFSIGFYPAIVLVVLLAIYDYWAVFKTKHMIKFATEFGKRKLPFFVSSKETRRIKEKLESSKGVVEVEKEVEGGSISLGTGDIAIPVMLAVSSYDAFGFEGVIAVFIGCVFGLSAIVSMVYKNRIFLPAIPPICLGGLLSLLVLEIVRSVILF
- a CDS encoding translation initiation factor IF-2 subunit beta, with the protein product MKNYEKLLDNAYAGIPARSREESRFEIPVLEVFFQGTKTIVKNFDDAVDKIRRERREIIKYLTKELALPVTYENGRMVFSGKVNERLLNEKFSDYVNKNVICKECKRPDTTIIEEHGIKMLKCEACGAKCSLR
- the eif1A gene encoding translation initiation factor eIF-1A; protein product: MEEQESIGRVRLAKEDEIYGVIVSNVGSSHLIVQCKDGRERMCRIPGKIKRDIWVKEGDVVLVKPWQLESDKKCDLVWRYNRLQAEWLRKKGII
- a CDS encoding serine protein kinase RIO — encoded protein: MALLLSKKKRPKKEEKQIKKENKIEGEVFDRNTLICLSSLIGRGVIESVEGVICRGKEANIFLAKKGEEFFAVKIFRIETRTFWRLLPYVNGDPRFEGALKKRRALAFVLARKEFSNLKVAWEANVRCPKPIKFLRNILISTFLGENGIRYPRLAEAGSENPETDLNRILEEIKRLYSAGLVHSDISEYNVVMCSDGPYLIDFAQAVSIKHPRANEFLERDVSNIIRYFEKKYGIRRNKEAEIAKIISV